The following proteins come from a genomic window of Trifolium pratense cultivar HEN17-A07 linkage group LG4, ARS_RC_1.1, whole genome shotgun sequence:
- the LOC123923102 gene encoding uncharacterized protein LOC123923102, with product MASLIIGYSFCRLRAPIVPISCQSRRALNISNSNNEEKKDIGRGGGKGKVPLLKWKVILNDFEKIIGKNKSQEKMNNLSPQQQKGDWKDLFLMSISFAVYVYISQKLVCAYCAWTSMPNVHVW from the coding sequence ATGGCATCTCTAATTATTGGCTATTCTTTTTGTAGATTAAGGGCACCTATTGTTCCAATATCTTGTCAAAGTAGAAGAGCATTAAATATCTCTAACTCCAAtaatgaagaaaagaaagatattGGAAGAGGAGGTGGAAAAGGGAAGGTACCATTGTTGAAATGGAAAGTTATTTTGAATGATTTTGAGAAGATAATTGGGAAGAATAAGTCACAAGAGAAGATGAATAATTTAAGTCCACAACAACAAAAGGGTGATTGGAAAGATTTGTTTTTAATGAGTATTTCTTTTGCTGTTTATGTGTACATTTCTCAGAAGTTAGTTTGTGCTTATTGTGCTTGGACTTCTATGCCTAATGTACATGTTTGGTAG
- the LOC123881567 gene encoding protein OBERON 4, which produces MKRLRSTEDLHSYGEKNGADKNSNLSVKDSNSNSNLNRSFSSTGQRSFYYKQENVRKNLISSSSSSSRFDRDRDRDRTVEEDRESSRIVRKRSEHDFDGFDRRKGFDRYSRDGGYSGGGDRDRDRNSIHRSESFCGGSRREFPKGFRSERDRSRREGSVSSWRRGLKDFDESSRGGNSRVEERIVRSPKGFSRDVKSPSWSKDSESEQSKKRSSESPRVFREATKSISKSPSWSKDSESEQSKSVSVEVKKSDELLQQVQSGSGSEMEEGELVPEPAAKTEAEAVCNDAAAGRERLQASEDEQVHKKNEFGSSDADVVMEEKQMLGEKEVKPMEDVDSEVKVKDAEKEVRELSKNQDKSTKEIGVNKDEIRTVDNDNVKKDVCLNGDDTRHKEVEKEKAENNEKALLKKERGENNEKVLLNEEEHEVDKGVGGDKLDGNDEGSTENTVGVEVQEETMMECVTNNVKDKGKSISVAPDVAHASEDGLWIDRGSKDLTTSPADVMEGPSTRGFELFSRSPVRKVEKSDRSVLKKENDDSLGMGQLVLTLSLPNVLLPIGAQETASQAPGSPSQALSVQSLSNTFCTNSDGFTASMSFSGSQSLYHNPSCSLTRNSVDYEQSVGKSVGSRPLFQGFDWQALSQAEPKQKEVPSGQRTSSNGNGSLYQPQASWGILDTQALKGQPSRPLEGSSKMGNGLERQLSFHKQLSGQSRQHDDVRSPTQSVGSHDNGSNYSFEKREVRERSSSSLHRSTSQKGQDNFLMGGLEFVKTIIARIVSEPVQAMSRKFHEMNGQYITRMKEGIRELMVSADNQGQILTFQNVLQNRSDISYDVLVKCHLAQLEILVALKTGVVHYLHLDDNISSSDLAQIFLNLKCRNLSCRNQLHVDECDCKLCVQKNGFCRECMCVVCSKFDNASSTCSWVGCDVCLHWCHTDCGLRESYIRNGLSTTGTKGTTEMQFHCIACDHPSEMFGFVKEVFQNFAKDWSPESLCKELEYVKRIFSASKDIRGRQLHEIADKMLPSLAIKSNIPEVLRHIMSFFSDCDSSKLPMTTIFSGKEQVKENNGVAGPSQEAAWLKSIYSEKPALLERPASILPRFDQNDKRTLVQELQMSSIQKDFCFDELESIIKIKHAEAKMFQSRADDARREAEGLKRIALAKNEKIEEEYANRIAKLRFAETDDLRKQKFEELQAIERAHHEYLNMKMRMESDIKDLLSKMEATKMNLAM; this is translated from the exons ATGAAGAGATTGCGTTCAACCGAAGATCTTCACTCTTATGGTGAAAAGAACGGTGCTGATAAGAATTCAAATCTTTCTGTTAAGGATTCTAATTCTAATTCAAATCTGAACCGTTCGTTTTCTTCCACTGGTCAAAGAAGTTTTTACTATAAACAAGAGAATGTGAGGAAGAATTTGATATCTTCGTCGTCGTCTTCGTCGCGATTCGATAGGGATAGGGATAGGGATCGGACGGTGGAGGAAGATCGAGAAAGTTCTAGAATTGTTCGGAAGCGATCTGAACATGATTTCGATGGTTTTGATCGGAGGAAGGGTTTTGATCGGTATAGTCGTGATGGTGGTTACAGTGGAGGTGgagatagagatagagatagGAATTCGATTCATAGGTCGGAGAGTTTTTGTGGAGGTTCGAGGAGGGAGTTTCCGAAGGGGTTTCGGTCGGAGAGGGATCGATCAAGGAGGGAAGGGAGTGTGTCGTCGTGGAGGAGAGGTTTAAAGGATTTTGATGAGAGTAGTAGAGGGGGGAATAGTAGAGTTGAAGAGAGAATTGTGAGGTCACCAAAGGGTTTCTCGAGGGACGTGAAATCCCCTAGTTGGTCTAAGGATTCTGAGAGTGAACAATCGAAGAAGAGATCTTCGGAGTCTCCGAGGGTGTTTAGAGAAGCTACTAAGTCAATATCAAAGTCACCTTCTTGGTCTAAGGATTCGGAGAGTGAACAATCGAAGAGTGTTAGTGTGGAGGTGAAGAAAAGTGATGAGTTGTTGCAACAGGTTCAGAGTGGTAGTGGTAGTGAAATGGAAGAGGGGGAGCTTGTACCTGAACCCGCCGCTAAAACTGAGGCCGAAGCAGTGTGTAATGATGCTGCAGCTGGAAGGGAAAGATTGCAAGCCTCTGAGGATGAACAAGTGCACAAGAAGAATGAATTTGGTTCGAGTGATGCAGATGTTGTTATGGAAGAAAAACAGATGTTGGGTGAGAAAGAGGTGAAACCTATGGAGGATGTTGATTCTGAGGTAAAAGTAAAAGATGCAGAGAAGGAAGTTCGTGAATTGTCTAAGAATCAAGATAAATCTACTAAGGAAATTGGTGTTAATAAGGATGAGATTAGAACTGTTGATAATGATAATGTTAAGAAGGATGTGTGTTTGAATGGTGATGATACTCGGCACAAGGAGGTGGAGAAGGAAAAGGCAGAAAATAACGAGAAGGCATTGCTTAAGAAGGAAAGGGGGGAAAATAACGAGAAGGTGTTGCTTAATGAAGAAGAGCATGAGGTGGACAAGGGTGTAGGTGGTGACAAACTTGACGGAAATGATGAAGGCTCAACAGAGAATACAGTTGGTGTTGAAGTGCAGGAAGAAACGATGATGGAGTGTGTGACAAATAATGTGAAGGATAAAGGCAAAAGCATTTCGGTCGCACCTGATGTTGCTCATGCTTCAGAAGATGGCTTGTGGATTGATAGAGGGTCAAAAGATCTCACAACAAGCCCCGCAGATGTCATGGAAGGTCCAAGCACAAGAGGGTTTGAACTTTTCTCTAGATCTCCAGTAAGAAAAGTAGAAAAGTCTGATCGCTCGGTTCTAAAAAAGGAGAATGATGACAGTCTTGGAATGGGGCAGCTTGTTCTTACTCTTAGCTTGCCGAATGTTCTGTTACCTATAGGTGCTCAGGAGACGGCGTCGCAAGCCCCTGGTTCTCCTAGTCAAGCACTGAGTGTTCAGTCTCTAAGTAATACATTTTGCACTAACTCAGATGGTTTTACTGCATCGATGTCATTTTCAGGTTCACAATCACTCTATCACAATCCAAGTTGTTCGTTAACGAGAAATTCAGTGGACTATGAACAATCTGTTGGCAAATCGGTTGGTAGTCGCCCCTTGTTCCAGGGATTTGATTGGCAAGCCCTATCTCAGGCTGAACCCAAGCAGAAAGAAGTTCCCTCTGGTCAGAGAACTTCGAGTAATGGGAACGGCTCTCTTTACCAGCCTCAAGCATCATGGGGAATTTTAGATACTCAAGCTTTGAAAGGACAACCTTCTAGGCCTCTTGAAGGAAGCTCAAAAATGGGAAATGGGCTTGAAAGGCAATTGAGTTTTCATAAGCAGCTTTCAGGACAGTCAAGACAACATGATGATGTTCGATCTCCTACACAGAGTGTTGGGTCACATGACAATGGATCGAATTATAGTTTCGAGAAGAGGGAGGTTAGAGAAAGAAGTAGCAGTAGTCTACATCGATCAACTAGCCAGAAGGGACAAGATAATTTTCTGATGGGTGGACTTGAATTTGTTAAGACAATCATTGCAAGAATAGTTTCTGAACCTGTGCAAGCAATGTCCAGAAAGTTCCATGAAATGAATGGACAGTACATAACTCGTATGAAAGAGGGTATTCGGGAACTCATGGTCAGTGCAGATAACCAGGGACAAATACTTACTTTTCAAAATGTTTTGCAGAACAGGTCTGACATATCCTATGATGTCCTAGTGAAGTGTCACCTAGCGCAACTGGAAATTTTGGTTGCATTAAAAACTGGTGTAGTCCATTATCTTCACCTAGATGATAACATTTCATCTTCTGATTTAGCTCAAATTTTTCTAAACTTGAAGTGTAGGAATTTATCATGTCGAAATCAGTTGCATGTAGATGAATGTGATTGCAAGCTTTGTGTGCAGAAGAACGGTTTTTGCAGGGAATGTATGTGTGTTGTGTGTTCTAAGTTTGACAATGCGTCGAGCACATGTAGTTGGGTTGGGTGTGATGTTTGTCTTCACTGGTGTCATACTGACTGTGGATTACGAGAATCTTATATTAGAAATGGACTTAGTACTACTGGAACGAAAGGGACGACTGAGATGCAGTTTCACTGCATTGCTTGTGATCACCCTTCTGAGATGTTTGGCTTTGTCAAAGAGGTGTttcaaaattttgcaaaagatTGGTCACCCGAATCTCTTTGCAAGGAACTTGAATATGTGAAGAGAATCTTTTCTGCTAGCAAGGATATTAGAGGGAGACAGTTGCATGAGATTGCGGATAAAATGTTGCCGAGCCTGGCTATCAAGTCTAACATTCCTGAGGTTTTAAGACACATCATGTCTTTCTTTTCTG ATTGTGATTCTTCCAAATTACCCATGACAACGATCTTTTCTGGTAAGGAACAAGTCAAAGAAAACAATGGGGTAGCTGGGCCCAGCCAGGAAGCTGCTTGGCTAAAATCTATTTATTCAGAAAAGCCAGCTCTGTTAGAAAGACCTGCAAGCATCCTTCCAAGATTTGACCAGAATGATAAAAGGACACTGGTGCAAGAGTTGCAGATGAGTAGTATCCAAAAAGACTTCTGTTTTGATGAATTAGAAagtataataaaaatcaaacatgCAGAGGCCAAAATGTTCCAATCTCGTGCTGATGATGCTAGGAGAGAAGCTGAAGGGTTAAAACGCATCGCCCTTGcaaagaatgagaaaattgaAGAAGAGTATGCCAATCGAATTGCCAAGCTGCGTTTTGCCGAGACAGATGATTTGCGTAAACAAAAATTCGAAGAACTCCAAGCAATAGAGAGGGCACATCATGAGTATTTGAACATGAAAATGAGAATGGAGTCAGACATTAAAGATCTGTTATCCAAAATGGAAGCTACTAAAATGAACCTTGCCATGTGA
- the LOC123921967 gene encoding uncharacterized protein LOC123921967 translates to MVKMAVTFIYTLFVTLLFASSAFANFHLKSPEVYFKNGNFEEKPNPRFLKKTRIIGKHSLPKWEINGLVEFISGGPQPGGMYFPVSHGVHAVRLGNEASISQTIKVKPGQWYALILGATRTCAQDEVLRISVPPQSGDVPLQTLYSLNGDVIAWGFKASSKVVKVTFHNPGVQEDPTCGPLIDAVAIREFYPPMPTRANLVKNPGFEEGPFPIFNSTNGVLLPPKQQDLVSPLPGWIIESLKAIKFIDSNHFQVPFGHGAVELVAGRESAIAQILRTVPNKIYNLKFTIGDARNGCHGSMMVEAFAAKDTFKVPFKSVGKGIFKTSSFKFKAVSNRTRITFYSSFYHTRISDFGSLCGPVLDQVIVSPVA, encoded by the exons atggTGAAAATGGCAGTGACATTCATATATACACTTTTTGTGACTTTGCTATTTGCTTCTTCAGCATTTGCTAATTTTCATCTCAAGTCACCTGAAG TTTACTTCAAAAATGGGAACTTTGAGGAGAAGCCAAACCCAAGATTCTTGAAGAAAACAAGAATCATTGGGAAACATTCACTTCCAAAATGGGAAATCAATGGTCTAGTTGAGTTCATCTCTGGAGGCCCACAACCAGGAGGAATGTACTTTCCAGTGTCACATGGAGTTCATGCAGTTAGGCTTGGAAATGAAGCTTCCATCTCTCAAACCATCAAGGTCAAACCTGGTCAATGGTATGCTCTAATATTAGGAGCCACAAGAACTTGTGCTCAAGATGAAGTTTTGAGAATCTCAGTGCCTCCACAATCTGGTGATGTTCCCTTACAAACACTTTATAGTCTCAATGGTGATGTTATTGCTTGGGGATTCAAGGCTAGTTCTAAAGTTGTGAAAGTTACATTCCATAACCCTGGTGTTCAAGAAGATCCTACTTGTGGCCCACTTATAGATGCTGTTGCTATTAGAGAGTTTTACCCTCCAATGCCTACAAGAG ctaACTTGGTAAAAAATCCTGGTTTTGAAGAGGGTCCATTCCCTATTTTCAATTCAACCAATGGTGTTCTACTCCCTCCAAAACAACAAGATCTTGTGTCACCACTCCCTGGTTGGATTATTGAATCCCTCAAAGCCATTAAATTCATTGATTCAAATCATTTTCAAGTACCATTTGGACATGGAGCAGTTGAGCTTGTTGCAGGCAGGGAAAGTGCCATTGCACAAATTCTCAGAACTGTTCCAAACAAAATCTACAACTTGAAATTCACAATTGGTGATGCAAGAAATGGTTGTCATGGATCAATGATGGTTGAAGCATTTGCTGCAAAAGATACTTTTAAAGTTCCTTTTAAATCGGTTGGAAAAGGAATATTCAAAACATCAAGTTTCAAATTCAAAGCAGTTTCAAATAGGACTAGAATCACTTTTTATAGCTCTTTCTATCATACAAGGATTTCTGATTTTGGTTCTCTTTGTGGTCCTGTTCTTGATCAAGTTATTGTATCCCCGGTTGCTTAA